In Papaver somniferum cultivar HN1 unplaced genomic scaffold, ASM357369v1 unplaced-scaffold_135, whole genome shotgun sequence, one DNA window encodes the following:
- the LOC113334180 gene encoding WAT1-related protein At1g09380-like yields MYSEEAGREMRYPRKSAHGMNIRILVQQLFFSVLGGTLYNALFSQGLKFTTPTIASGINILFPVLNFIAAVFSRNEELQFKSTAGCLKIAGTMLSVGGSLVVSFYSGFQISVNKSSVDWQFLRSSGTTPEPNSVGPVLIALSCLARFGWFQLQGWLCKDFPYPYTSTAIICLLSSIQCAIVGAGMKHTVKAWSLASTLRIVSVLYSGVFGSAITFLVTNLFITKKGPVFVSIFNPIFLIFVQIFGWAFFKENVYFGSLLGSALLLVGFIVALWANWKEVYLSSNTVDLEAGAEQGVGGTVDLEAGVEHSEAGNEDTHQTRRGWFSRFISWR; encoded by the exons ATGTATTCAGAAGAAGCAGGAAGAGAAATGAGATATCCAAG GAAAAGTGCTCATGGTATGAATATACGGATCCTGGTTCAACAGTTGTTTTTTTCAGTGCTTGG GGGTACTTTATACAACGCATTGTTCAGTCAGGGACTGAAATTTACAACTCCCACCATTGCAAGCGGGATTAATATTCTGTTTCCAGTATTAAACTTCATTGCGGCTGTGTTCTCCAG GAATGAAGAATTACAATTTAAATCAACTGCGGGATGCTTGAAGATAGCAGGAACTATGCTTTCCGTTGGTGGATCGCTAGTCGTTTCATTCTACAGCGGGTTCCAAATATCTGTAAATAAATCCTCGGTTGATTGGCAATTTCTAAGAAGTTCAGGCACCACTCCAGAACCCAATAGTGTTGGTCCGGTCCTGATCGCATTAAGTTGCTTGGCGAGATTTGGTTGGTTTCAGCTGCAG GGATGGTTATGTAAAGACTTTCCTTACCCGTACACCAGCACTGCCATAATCTGCCTACTTTCAAGTATCCAGTGTGCTATTGTTGGGGCTGGTATGAAGCATACAGTTAAGGCTTGGTCCTTAGCATCAACCTTGAGAATCGTATCGGTCTTATATAGT GGAGTGTTTGGATCTGCAATCACTTTCCTTGTGACGAATCTTTTCATCACAAAGAAAGGCCCAGTATTTGTGTCGATATTTAACCCAATATTTTTGATCTTTGTACAAATTTTTGGATGGGCCTTTTTTAAGGAAAACGTCTACTTCGGAAG TTTGCTGGGGTCTGCATTATTACTTGTGGGGTTCATTGTCGCTCTATGGGCAAATTGGAAGGAAGTTTATTTGAGCTCCAACACTGTAGATTTAGAAGCTGGTGCTGAACAAGGTGTAGGGGGGACTGTGGATTTAGAAGCTGGTGTTGAACATTCTGAGGCTGGTAATGAGGATACCCATCAAACAAGGCGAGGCTGGTTCAGTAGATTTATAAGCTGGCGTTGA
- the LOC113334182 gene encoding uncharacterized protein LOC113334182: MMIAYHLSEVNEDSRTWIRRRGDYLLIILIINGGSLGFAKVPHYPDAECDYGIIRDILQLLLLLGNPMMLRLEPVMLVVLPYLTIFLTLQDATPSGSSIQDGVAQKMDRVNNVLANLFGTSHGYIACYVGLDIRFSGFLQRCT; the protein is encoded by the exons ATGATGATAGCATACCACTTGTCCGAAGTTAATGAAGATTCACGGACATGGATACGACGCAGAGGCGATTACCTattgattattttgattataaATGGCGGATCATTGGG ATTTGCAAAGGTACCACACTACCCTGATGCAGAATGCGACTATGGCATAATCAGAGATATATTACAGCTACTCCTGCTGCTTGGAAATCCAATGATGCTGAGATTAGAGCCAGTGATGTTGGTGGTTTTGCCATACCTCACAATTTTTTTAACTTTGCAGGATGCAACTCCATCTGGATCATCTATCCAAG ATGGAGTTGCACAGAAGATGGATAGAGTCAACAACGTTTTGGCAAATTTGTTTGGAACCTCTCATGGATATATTGCCTGTTATGTGGGTCTGGATATtcgattttctggatttttgcaacggtgtacatag